The DNA sequence TTTTCCCATTGCATATAAGTGGTAGTATTTATTCATAGTAACTATTCATTTCCCCTTGTCGATAGGTACAGTCACAGGTGATTCAAGAGACAGTTGTCCCCAAAGAACCTCCTCCTGAGTTTGAGTTCATTGCTGATCCTCCATCAATTTCGGCGTTTGATCTGGATGTCGTCAAACTCACTGCCCAGTTTGTTGCTCGCAATGGCCGCCAGTTTCTCACCCAGCTCATGCAGAAAGAACAGAGGAACTACCAGTTTGACTTCCTGCGGCCACAGCACAGCCTTTTCAACTACTTCACCAAACTGGTCGAGCAGTATACTAAGGTGACCTGATAGCCACGTCTCTGATATTAATATTACTCCTTGTTTAGGTAGTGACGCCAAACAGAAAATTGATCTTGTCTTTCCACTTGTAGATTCTGATCCCTCCCAAAGGCCTACTGACCAAGCTgaagagagaggctgagaaTCCAAGAGAGGTTTTGGACCAGGTAATCCCCTTAAACTGTGACTGTTCCTATGAATTAGATTTTAATAACATGTTGCCCATGGTAATCAGCTGTTATACTACACAACCTTCAGGTGAGGTACCGTGTGGAGTGGGCAAAGTTCCAGGAGCgtgagagaaagaaggaggaggaggaacgggAAAAAGAGAGGGTTGCTTATGCTCAAATCGACTGGCATGACTTTGTAGTGGTAGAGACAGTGGATTTCCAGCCCAACGAACAAGGTAATATGATCAAAATCATATCCACTGTAAATCTGTCATCTAAATGTAGCTTAAAATAATCTATCTTTATCTGCATCTCTTTGCTCAGGCCACTTCCCACCACCTACCACACCGGAGGAACTTGGCGCTCGTATCCTTATCCAGGAGCGCTACGAGAAGTATGGTGAGagtgaggaggtggagatggaaGTTGAGAGTGAGGACGAAGATGATGAGCGCCAGGATCGCGGTGATGGCCATCCATCACAGCCTGATCAAGATACACAAGTGCAGGACATGGATGAGGTAAGAATCGATGAAGTTATTAATCGCTACTTTGATTCAAACGGAAATTATTTCCCTCCTTTTGAtgttgtaatttatttttcaatccAAAGTCATTGTTACAACGTACATTTCATAACACTgtttgaaatcaaataaaattacaatgaCTGCTGCTAACCACATTCACCTGCTTTCCTCAGGGATctgacgatgacgatgatggcATGAAGGCTCCTCTACCTCCAGACAACCCTATGCCACCTCCACTGCCCCCAACTCCAGACCAGGTTATTATTCGCAAAGACTACGACCCCAAAGGTAACACATGCTTCCTTAGATGAGTGACATGGCAAGCTTTCACTATGTACTATGTGTTAATCTCATGCTCTCTTTTTATTACAGCTTCCAAGCCTCAGCCCTCAATTTCAGTTCCAGATGAGTACCTCATCTCACCTATTACTGGTGAGAAGATCCCAGCCAGTAAGATGCAAGAGCACATGCGTATTGGTCTGCTGGATCCACGCTGGCTGGAGCAAAGAGACCGCAGCATAAGAGAGAGGCAGACCGAAGATGAAGTCTATGCTCCTGGTCTGGATATTGAGAGCAGCTTGAAACAACTGGCTGAGAGGCGTACCGATATCTTCGGTGTGGAAGAGACGGCCATCGGTAAGAAGATTGGTGAAGAGGAAATTCAGAAGCCAGAAGAGAAGGTGAGAACTGTTTTGAGGTTATTATACACAAACTGGGGTTAAAAGAAATTCCAAATGGCATAAAAAGTCAGCAATGTGTTGATCTTTGAACGTATTATGTTACCAGGTTACTTGGGATGGCCACTCCGGAAGCATGGCTCGTACCCAGCAGGCAGCACAGGCCAACATCACCCTGCAAGAGCAGATCGAAGCTATTCACAAGGCCAAAGGACTGGTGGGAGAGGATGACACTAAGGAGAAAATTGGCCCAAGCAAACCAAGTGAAATTCATCACCCGCCTCCCATGCCCTCATCTGCATCCATTTTGCCCAAACCCAGTCCTCCAGTCACAGCAGTGCCTCGCCCACCAACCTCTGTGAGTAGcttaaaaataacagttaatTGTTACTTCAGTTgactaatattttttttctttttttcttttttaatctctttgAACAAATAAGTTATGAATGTCTTCTTTGTACACAGTTGGCACCTCCAGTGCGCACTACTCTGTTGTCTGCCGTACCTGTGCTTCCAAGACCGCCTGTGGCTTCTGTGGTGCGCCTTGGACCAGGACAAGTTATAACATCAATGCCTCCCATGATTCCTGCTCCCCGCATCAATGTGGTCCCCATGCCGCCATCAGCTCCTCACATCATGGCCCCCAGACCACCTCCAATGGTCGTTCCAACTGGTAAGATGTTTCCAAATGCActgacattcaaaatgtaaagatgCATTGTTAAGGAAATCagaatttcaaaaatgtaatgatttggTAACTGAACCTTCATTACTGCCGCTTCTTTTCCAGCATTTGTACCTGCTCCTCCAGTACCACAACCCCCGAGCTCTGCTCCGGCACCACCAGtccacccaccaccacctcatGATGATGAGCCGGTCAGCaagaagatgaagacagaggatAACCTTATTCCAGAGGACGAGTTCCTTCGTAGAAATAAGGTATGTTAGGGCAGTGACATGTCATTGGTTTATTTCCAGTAGCCCTGTGCAGTTGGCACAAGTAAAGCCATCTGCTCATCAGGAAACTACTTAAATCACAGAGGGTTCAAGAAGAGCATCCTGGTGACATATCAGGGATAATCAGAAAACCTTTAATCTGCAAAGCCGACCCCTGGAAACACCCAGCAGGGTCTTTCTGACATGTAATCATAGCACTGTACCACTTAAAGCTGATGATTGATAGACATGATTGGCATGATATTACTGGTTGAAAGTGGTTGGTTTAAGCTTACATAAAGCACATGTAACATTCAGTTTTacaggaagaaaacatgacTGGATTTTGACACCTAAACACAATATAGGTGAACAGTGTGAACTTAGATGTGATCTTGAAGGGTCAAAGGGCATTCTCCATATCCGCTCagctttaatattttgtgaaactACCAATGGTCATTCCTACAGTATTGATATTAAAGTATTTGGTCataaatattgtgatatttgatgttGTCACCCAGTCCTAGCATATTATAAAATTCTTTTGAGAAGATTTCAAAGTATTGAGATGTGTTGTGTATCATGCATATAGCCTAAAAATTTTGCAGTCTTATTTAAGGTCATAACACCCGCCCCTTCTATGATCTACATGAGGTCAAACTTCAAAACACAGGAATTCGAACTTTGTAGTGCAGCAGAATCTTTTTGGCAAGGTTTACAAAACACCACTCAATGTTCCTACTTTTCATTGATAAGCCAAACTCTTAAGTACAATATCTATAtttatgtacatatgtatatttatCTGAAATAAATATCGTCAAATTcctaaaagaaaacattttcctctgcagggtccTGTGGCAGTTAAAGTGCAGGTCCCCAACATGCAGGACAAGACTGAATGGAAGCTGAATGGCCAAGTGCTTAATTTCACCGTCCCACTCACAGATCAGGTATGCAAATGTTGCCTTATTGTTTCCATCTGTCATAGTGGTGTATGCCATCACATACTCATCAGTGTGCAAATGTAATGTCTCCATAGGTGTCTGTCATTAAAGTCAAGATCCATGAAGCTACAGGCATGCCAGCAGGGAAACAGAAGCTACAGTATGAGgtaaccttttcttttaatccTCCGttaattttttactttttcttttaacattttaacttttctttAAGCTTTTATCCCGACAAATTGAGTAACacaacatgttgtttctttcaggGCATTTTCATTAAGGATTCCAACTCCCTGGCTTATTACAACATGAGCAACGGTTCTGTCATTCACTTGGCACTGAAGGAGAGAGGTGGAAGGAAGAAGTGAGCCACGCAGCAGGAAGAAATAGATTTAACTCGTGGATGTTTTCTCCATCCCTTCTGTCACATTGTTTTAGTTTAATGACAACTTTTCATAAGTATATTGTGcttttctgacagttttgtGTAAAGAGCATGATTTTCTTAAAGATGCTTTTTGAAATGTGGATTTTTGAGTCTCGTTCCCAGCTCGTCAAAAACTGCTGCTCTGGGATCGTAGGACGGTTCGGCCGCCGTccaaaagcatcagtttttgatgaATTGGGATTGAGAGGCAATAATAAATTTTACTtgcaaaagacacaaatgtgaGTAAATGAACTGTACTGCACAGTCTGGCAGGCAGGTTTCACACTATTGTTTCAGCTTGTGATGCGTTTATAATGATACAAATAATTGGTAACATGTAAGAAAATGCAAAGTTCCataatattcattcatttaaaataaaggtATTAAAAATCCACCTTATCCCATGTGTTGCTTCATGATGATATGAAAGTGTTCATGTTAGAGCGACCCACGTGTTGTGATGCACAGACAACAAAGTGCACAGAAATCTCGGTTAGTGATGCTGACTAAATACAACAGGGACTAGTTAGTCTAGACTAAATTGGTGGTTCACTTGGAGATAAACTCTGATGTATATGATGATGAAAGATGAATTGCAGTGCAGAAGGGAGAAAGTGCAAGTGGTGCACTTTTTCCAGACATGAGATCTACTTTCCGATACAGCCACTAGGGGTAACCGTAACATTAAGACGGGGGGGAAAAACCAACCCAGGACGGCTGGCTGGGTGGCTGGTCGAGGCAAAATCTGTCCAGCGCACTCGGGATGACAGGGCAGCGAAACCAAGGCGGCGTTAGCTGAAGACATGGCAAACTAGCCCGTTAACCAGCTAACATAGTTGGTGGTTTACTATGAAAAACAAGCGGGTGAGATAGCGTTAGTTTGTTGAAGGAAGGGTCGTTGTGGAAATAGTTGTGTTGGCACGAGCAGTCAAGGCTAACTTTA is a window from the Acanthopagrus latus isolate v.2019 chromosome 5, fAcaLat1.1, whole genome shotgun sequence genome containing:
- the sf3a1 gene encoding splicing factor 3A subunit 1, with the translated sequence MPPGPVQIVQPESNNKNDAPAEETPATKPIVGIIYPPPEVRNIVDKTASFVARNGPEFEARIRQNEINNPKFNFLNPNDPYHAYYRHKVNEFKEGKAQEPSAAIPKVMQQAMQQSQQLPQKVQSQVIQETVVPKEPPPEFEFIADPPSISAFDLDVVKLTAQFVARNGRQFLTQLMQKEQRNYQFDFLRPQHSLFNYFTKLVEQYTKILIPPKGLLTKLKREAENPREVLDQVRYRVEWAKFQERERKKEEEEREKERVAYAQIDWHDFVVVETVDFQPNEQGHFPPPTTPEELGARILIQERYEKYGESEEVEMEVESEDEDDERQDRGDGHPSQPDQDTQVQDMDEGSDDDDDGMKAPLPPDNPMPPPLPPTPDQVIIRKDYDPKASKPQPSISVPDEYLISPITGEKIPASKMQEHMRIGLLDPRWLEQRDRSIRERQTEDEVYAPGLDIESSLKQLAERRTDIFGVEETAIGKKIGEEEIQKPEEKVTWDGHSGSMARTQQAAQANITLQEQIEAIHKAKGLVGEDDTKEKIGPSKPSEIHHPPPMPSSASILPKPSPPVTAVPRPPTSLAPPVRTTLLSAVPVLPRPPVASVVRLGPGQVITSMPPMIPAPRINVVPMPPSAPHIMAPRPPPMVVPTAFVPAPPVPQPPSSAPAPPVHPPPPHDDEPVSKKMKTEDNLIPEDEFLRRNKGPVAVKVQVPNMQDKTEWKLNGQVLNFTVPLTDQVSVIKVKIHEATGMPAGKQKLQYEGIFIKDSNSLAYYNMSNGSVIHLALKERGGRKK